One window of Methanobacterium alkalithermotolerans genomic DNA carries:
- the infB gene encoding translation initiation factor IF-2: protein MKIRSPIVSVLGHVDHGKTTLLDFIRGSAIASKEAGGITQHIGATEIPMEVIENICGDFLNKVTIKDTLPGLFFIDTPGHEAFTTLRKRGGALADLAILIVDINEGFKPQTYEALNILKMYKTPFIVAANKIDRLYGWQVNEKSSFMETFSKQPANIQQNLETQIYELVGILHQEGFESERFDRVTDFASQIAIIPISAQTGEGIAELLTMLMGLAQQYLQQQLQIETHAPAKGTILEVKEEVGLGLTIDAVIYDGIIKKDDQIALMTSEDVITTRIRSLLKPRPLEEIRDSKKRFQKVDEVVAAAGIKIVAPNIENVVSGSPLRVGRGNMESIKEEMLREIEDIKIDTEDVGIMVKADTLGSLEALVNLLKDIDIPIRTADIGDVSRRDIIDAAIVRQEDPANGVIIAFNVKILPSAQEELKDSQVKLFSGKVIYQITEEYEKWIKDTEDQKKKKWMDAIIKPAKIRIIPKLIFRQSKPAIAGIEVLSGTVKQGYSLLREDGSKVGTVESMQDKGDNKKSITRGQKVAMAIKDAIHGKNFEEGDVLYVDIPEKHYFILERELKEKLSEDEFETLGETVDIKRKNEPDWGMQTAY from the coding sequence ATGAAGATCAGATCACCTATAGTATCGGTGCTGGGTCATGTGGACCACGGCAAAACCACCTTACTGGATTTTATTAGAGGTAGTGCTATTGCCTCTAAAGAAGCAGGAGGAATTACCCAACATATCGGGGCAACAGAAATTCCCATGGAAGTCATTGAAAATATCTGCGGGGATTTTTTAAATAAAGTCACCATCAAAGATACCCTGCCGGGACTATTTTTTATTGACACCCCCGGGCATGAAGCATTCACCACTTTACGTAAGCGAGGTGGTGCTCTGGCAGATCTGGCTATTTTGATTGTGGATATAAATGAAGGATTCAAGCCTCAAACTTATGAAGCTTTAAATATCCTTAAAATGTATAAAACTCCTTTTATCGTTGCTGCTAATAAGATAGACCGCTTATATGGTTGGCAAGTTAATGAAAAATCTTCTTTTATGGAAACTTTTTCTAAACAGCCAGCTAATATTCAACAAAATCTGGAAACCCAGATTTATGAATTGGTGGGAATTTTACATCAGGAAGGATTTGAATCAGAACGTTTTGATCGGGTTACTGATTTTGCCTCCCAGATTGCTATTATCCCTATTAGTGCCCAGACAGGAGAAGGAATAGCCGAACTATTAACCATGTTAATGGGGCTGGCCCAGCAATACCTGCAACAGCAGCTGCAAATTGAAACCCACGCCCCTGCTAAGGGTACTATACTGGAAGTAAAAGAAGAAGTGGGACTGGGTCTTACCATTGATGCAGTTATTTACGATGGAATTATTAAAAAGGATGATCAAATAGCCTTAATGACCTCTGAAGATGTTATAACCACCCGGATTAGATCTCTTTTAAAGCCTCGACCTTTAGAAGAAATAAGGGACTCTAAAAAAAGATTCCAGAAAGTGGATGAGGTGGTGGCCGCTGCCGGTATTAAAATAGTAGCCCCAAATATTGAAAACGTGGTTTCAGGTTCCCCTTTAAGAGTGGGAAGAGGGAATATGGAATCTATAAAAGAAGAAATGTTAAGGGAAATTGAAGATATAAAAATCGATACCGAAGATGTGGGTATAATGGTAAAAGCTGATACCCTGGGGTCCTTAGAAGCACTGGTTAACCTGTTAAAGGATATAGATATACCCATAAGGACCGCAGATATTGGCGATGTATCCCGTAGAGATATAATAGATGCGGCCATTGTTCGTCAGGAAGACCCTGCTAATGGAGTTATTATTGCTTTTAATGTTAAGATACTTCCATCTGCCCAGGAGGAACTTAAAGACTCCCAGGTAAAATTGTTCTCTGGTAAGGTAATCTATCAGATTACCGAAGAATATGAAAAATGGATCAAGGATACCGAGGATCAAAAGAAAAAGAAATGGATGGATGCTATTATCAAACCCGCTAAAATCAGAATAATACCTAAACTGATTTTCAGACAAAGTAAACCTGCCATTGCAGGGATTGAAGTCTTAAGCGGCACTGTAAAACAGGGATATTCTCTTTTAAGGGAAGATGGTAGTAAAGTTGGTACTGTGGAGAGTATGCAGGACAAGGGAGATAATAAAAAATCAATCACCCGTGGACAGAAAGTGGCCATGGCCATTAAAGATGCTATTCATGGAAAAAACTTTGAAGAAGGAGATGTCTTATATGTGGACATCCCGGAAAAACACTACTTTATACTGGAAAGAGAACTAAAAGAAAAATTGAGTGAAGACGAGTTTGAAACCCTGGGTGAAACAGTGGATATTAAAAGAAAGAATGAACCGGACTGGGGAATGCAAACGGCTTATTAA